The following are from one region of the Mycolicibacterium helvum genome:
- a CDS encoding MCE family protein, translating into MMRRSSVQRLLVTASCVAVTVTGCSFGGLNSLPLPGTVGHGKGSTTYRIEIANVGQLESNSPVMVGDVVVGSVGEMTVTDWHADVEVSVEPGVVIPANAVASVGQTSLLGSMHLALNPPLGQAPSGVLQPGATLGLNRSSTYPSTEQTLSALSVVVNGGGLGQIGDIIHEFSAALGGRSDQIRDLLTRLNDFIGLLANQRDSINEAVNSLNRLAGTFAGQQEVLTDALNRIPPALDVLVKERPRITTALEKFRDFSNLATGLVNDTKTDLVRNLQNLEPTLKALADVGPKLDTALAYLPTFPYTQQVIDRAIRGDYLNQFIIFDFTVPRLKKTLMLGTSWGDENAKLVPAPGDPWYATYTYDPLNAPFSPAPPPTQVADIPPLIPAPQGGQQASLTGATQPAPGAGAGPLPGAGSGPLPGPAPQDAPQDGGN; encoded by the coding sequence ATGATGCGTCGTAGTTCGGTGCAGCGTCTCCTGGTGACCGCGTCATGTGTGGCGGTGACAGTGACCGGCTGCAGTTTCGGGGGGTTGAACTCCCTGCCGCTGCCGGGGACTGTCGGCCATGGCAAGGGCTCGACCACCTATCGCATCGAGATCGCCAATGTCGGTCAGTTGGAATCTAATTCGCCGGTAATGGTCGGCGACGTTGTCGTCGGCAGTGTCGGCGAGATGACGGTGACCGACTGGCATGCCGATGTCGAGGTGTCGGTGGAACCCGGTGTGGTGATCCCGGCCAACGCCGTGGCATCGGTGGGGCAGACCAGCCTGCTGGGCTCGATGCACCTGGCGCTGAACCCGCCGCTGGGGCAGGCGCCCAGCGGGGTTCTGCAACCCGGTGCGACTCTGGGCCTCAACCGCTCGTCGACTTACCCGTCGACAGAGCAGACCCTTTCGGCGCTGTCGGTCGTCGTCAACGGCGGGGGACTTGGCCAGATCGGCGACATCATTCACGAGTTCAGCGCGGCCCTGGGCGGCCGCTCGGACCAGATCCGCGACTTGCTCACGCGGCTCAACGATTTCATCGGGCTGCTGGCAAACCAGCGCGACAGCATCAACGAGGCGGTCAACTCGTTGAACCGGTTGGCCGGCACCTTCGCCGGCCAACAGGAAGTCCTCACCGACGCGCTCAACCGGATTCCGCCCGCGCTGGACGTCCTGGTGAAGGAACGGCCTCGCATCACGACCGCGCTCGAGAAGTTCCGCGATTTCTCCAATTTGGCCACCGGCCTGGTCAACGACACCAAGACCGATCTGGTCCGCAACTTGCAGAACCTCGAACCGACGTTGAAAGCACTGGCCGATGTCGGGCCCAAGCTGGACACCGCGCTGGCCTACTTGCCGACGTTCCCCTACACCCAGCAGGTGATCGACCGCGCGATCCGCGGTGATTACCTCAACCAGTTCATCATCTTCGACTTCACCGTTCCGCGGTTGAAGAAGACCTTGATGCTCGGTACCAGCTGGGGTGACGAGAACGCCAAACTCGTTCCGGCGCCGGGGGATCCGTGGTACGCGACGTACACTTACGATCCGCTCAACGCCCCGTTCAGCCCCGCGCCGCCGCCGACCCAGGTGGCCGACATCCCGCCGTTGATTCCGGCGCCTCAGGGCGGCCAGCAGGCCTCCCTCACCGGCGCCACGCAGCCCGCGCCCGGCGCGGGCGCTGGTCCACTGCCCGGCGCGGGCTCTGGTCCACTACCCGGTCCGGCCCCGCAAGACGCACCACAGGACGGGGGTAACTGA
- a CDS encoding MCE family protein, whose translation MLKYRGSSLIRSGFIGLALILLVITIGLTPERLVSLATSIRHQALFTEAGGLQAGNDVKVSGVKVGTVSDVSLQHGKALVTFMVKGSVRLGAETSAHIRTGTLLGQRILTLESNGKGTLRAADVIPVSRTGSPYSLSESLSDFAGNTAETDTAAINQSLDTLSDTLDRITPQLGPTFDGISKLSRMINERNDSLASLLKSAANVTGILSQRSAQVNTLLLNANDLIGVLQQRRYAIVNLLASTSALSRQLSGIVADNEKELAPALEKINAVTAMLEKNNDNITAAMKGLAKFQLTQAEAVNNGFYYNAFVGNLLPAQTLQPYLDYALGFRRGTDAGQPADNAGPRAEFPFPYNGIPQPYERWGQP comes from the coding sequence ATGCTCAAATATCGTGGGTCCTCGCTGATCAGGTCGGGCTTCATTGGCCTGGCATTGATCCTGCTCGTCATCACCATCGGGTTGACGCCCGAGCGGCTGGTGTCGCTTGCCACGTCGATTCGGCATCAGGCGCTGTTCACCGAAGCCGGTGGCCTGCAGGCGGGTAACGACGTCAAGGTGTCCGGTGTCAAGGTCGGCACAGTCTCGGATGTCTCCTTGCAGCACGGCAAGGCGCTGGTGACCTTCATGGTCAAAGGGTCCGTACGGCTCGGCGCCGAGACCAGCGCTCACATCCGCACCGGAACGCTGCTGGGGCAGCGGATTCTGACGCTGGAGTCCAACGGCAAGGGGACACTCCGGGCGGCCGATGTGATTCCGGTATCGCGTACTGGATCGCCGTACTCGCTTTCGGAGTCGCTGTCCGACTTCGCCGGCAATACCGCCGAAACCGATACCGCGGCGATCAATCAGTCGCTGGATACGCTGTCGGATACGTTGGATCGCATCACCCCGCAGCTGGGCCCGACCTTCGACGGGATCAGCAAGCTGTCGCGGATGATCAACGAGCGCAACGATTCACTGGCCAGTCTGCTCAAGAGTGCGGCGAACGTCACTGGGATTCTCTCGCAACGCAGCGCCCAGGTGAACACGCTGTTGCTCAACGCCAACGACCTGATCGGCGTTCTTCAGCAGCGCCGTTACGCCATCGTGAACCTGCTGGCCAGCACCTCGGCGCTGTCGCGGCAGCTGAGCGGGATCGTGGCCGATAACGAGAAAGAACTGGCACCGGCTCTTGAGAAGATCAATGCTGTGACCGCGATGTTGGAGAAGAACAACGACAACATCACCGCAGCCATGAAGGGTCTGGCCAAGTTCCAGCTGACGCAGGCCGAAGCGGTCAACAACGGCTTCTACTACAACGCGTTCGTCGGCAACCTGTTGCCGGCCCAGACGCTGCAGCCCTACCTCGACTACGCGCTCGGCTTCCGGCGCGGTACCGATGCGGGCCAGCCTGCGGACAACGCCGGACCACGTGCGGAATTCCCGTTCCCGTACAACGGAATACCGCAGCCTTATGAGCGATGGGGGCAGCCATGA
- a CDS encoding MCE family protein → MKSGIARPLAGLATVVAIAAIVALAVGLFQDSFTKTVPVTVISQRAGLVMYPDAKVKLNGAQVGKVASIELLPDGRAALHLALNPARVNDIPANVSADITSSTVFGSKFVELNPPADASPKNIQAGQVIDGKHVTVEVNTVFQQLVSVLSQIEPTKLNQTLGAIAKSLDGRGDKFGQTLVDLDAALAKLNPSLDTLNHELAVAPKVFDAYGDVSNDLLSTVKNAAKLSDTIVDQDHNLDTLLVSAIGLADVGTEVLSENKDPLANVVHLLVPTTDLLNKYNAALNCGIGGLVPLATGPGLPLPGAVLLQSFFLGRERYRYPANLPKVAATGGPQCTDMPKVPFETSPPFVVADIGANPAQYGNQGILLNSDGLKQALFGPLDGPPRNTAQIGQPG, encoded by the coding sequence ATGAAATCAGGTATCGCGCGCCCGCTCGCCGGATTGGCGACCGTGGTGGCCATCGCCGCGATCGTCGCGTTGGCCGTTGGGCTGTTCCAGGACAGTTTCACCAAAACCGTTCCGGTGACCGTGATCTCACAACGGGCCGGTCTCGTGATGTACCCCGACGCGAAGGTCAAGCTCAACGGCGCCCAGGTCGGCAAAGTCGCTTCCATCGAATTGCTGCCGGACGGACGAGCCGCGCTACACCTTGCGCTGAACCCCGCCCGAGTCAACGACATACCCGCCAACGTGAGTGCCGATATCACCTCTTCGACGGTGTTCGGCTCGAAGTTCGTCGAGCTGAATCCGCCGGCGGACGCCTCGCCCAAGAACATCCAGGCCGGGCAGGTGATCGACGGCAAGCACGTCACCGTGGAGGTCAACACCGTTTTCCAGCAGCTGGTTTCGGTGCTCTCGCAGATCGAACCCACCAAGCTCAATCAGACCCTCGGCGCGATCGCCAAATCCCTGGACGGTCGGGGTGACAAGTTCGGTCAAACTCTGGTCGACCTCGACGCCGCGCTGGCCAAGCTCAACCCGAGCCTGGACACGCTCAATCATGAATTGGCCGTGGCCCCAAAGGTGTTCGATGCCTACGGCGACGTCTCCAATGACCTGCTGTCGACGGTCAAGAACGCGGCCAAGCTCAGCGACACGATCGTCGACCAGGACCACAACCTGGACACCCTGCTCGTCAGCGCCATCGGACTGGCCGATGTCGGCACCGAGGTGCTCAGCGAGAACAAGGATCCGTTAGCCAATGTCGTGCATCTGCTGGTGCCCACCACGGACCTGCTGAACAAGTACAACGCGGCACTGAACTGCGGTATCGGCGGCCTCGTTCCGCTGGCCACCGGCCCCGGCCTGCCGCTACCGGGAGCGGTTCTGCTGCAATCGTTCTTCCTCGGCCGTGAGCGTTACCGGTATCCGGCCAACCTGCCCAAGGTGGCCGCCACCGGCGGCCCGCAATGCACCGATATGCCGAAGGTGCCCTTCGAGACCAGCCCGCCGTTCGTGGTCGCCGACATCGGCGCCAACCCCGCCCAGTACGGCAACCAGGGCATCTTGCTGAACTCCGACGGACTGAAGCAGGCGTTGTTCGGCCCGCTGGACGGTCCGCCGCGCAACACCGCACAGATCGGACAACCGGGATGA
- a CDS encoding acyl-CoA dehydrogenase family protein, giving the protein MPVDRLLPDQDAADLLALTRDIGDKVLSPIVDEHERSETYPEGVFAQLGAAGLLSLPQPEDWGGGGQPYEVYLQVLEEIAARWAAVAVAVSVHSLSCHPLVTFGTDEQRERWLPGMLSGEQIGAYSLSEPQAGSDAAALRCTATPTESGYVITGSKAWITHGGRADFYTLFARTGQGSKGITNFLVAGDQPGLSFGKPEEKMGLAAIPTTSAFYDSAELDAERRIGAEGQGLQIAFSALDSGRLGIAAVAVGIAQAALDEACAYANERTTFGRKIIDHQGLGFLLADMAAAVASARATYLDAARRRDAGRPYSQQASVAKLVATDAAMKVTTDAVQVLGGVGYTRDYRVERYMREAKITQIFEGTNQIQRLVIARALTTA; this is encoded by the coding sequence ATGCCCGTCGACCGACTCCTCCCCGACCAGGACGCCGCGGATCTCCTCGCGCTGACTCGCGATATCGGTGACAAAGTGCTCAGCCCGATCGTCGACGAGCACGAGCGCAGCGAGACCTACCCCGAAGGTGTGTTCGCCCAACTCGGCGCGGCCGGGCTGCTCAGCCTGCCGCAGCCGGAGGACTGGGGCGGCGGCGGTCAGCCCTACGAGGTCTACCTCCAAGTCCTCGAGGAGATCGCCGCCCGCTGGGCCGCGGTGGCCGTGGCGGTCAGCGTGCACAGCCTGTCGTGTCATCCGCTGGTGACGTTCGGCACCGACGAACAGCGGGAACGCTGGCTGCCGGGCATGCTCTCGGGTGAGCAGATCGGCGCCTACAGCCTCTCCGAACCGCAGGCCGGTTCTGATGCGGCGGCATTGCGTTGCACGGCCACCCCTACTGAGAGCGGATACGTCATCACCGGCTCGAAGGCTTGGATCACCCACGGTGGGCGGGCGGATTTCTACACGTTGTTTGCGCGGACCGGGCAGGGCTCTAAAGGCATAACCAACTTTCTGGTCGCGGGCGACCAACCGGGGCTGAGCTTCGGCAAACCTGAGGAGAAGATGGGGCTCGCCGCGATACCGACGACCTCCGCGTTCTATGACAGCGCCGAGCTCGACGCCGAGCGCCGCATCGGTGCCGAAGGGCAGGGCTTGCAGATCGCGTTCAGCGCACTGGACTCAGGCCGGCTGGGCATTGCGGCGGTAGCCGTCGGGATCGCGCAGGCTGCACTCGATGAGGCCTGCGCCTACGCCAACGAGCGAACGACCTTCGGCCGCAAGATCATCGACCATCAGGGACTCGGCTTCCTCCTTGCCGATATGGCGGCCGCAGTAGCCAGCGCACGGGCCACCTACCTGGATGCCGCGCGGCGGCGCGACGCCGGCCGGCCCTACTCCCAACAGGCCAGCGTTGCCAAGCTGGTGGCCACCGACGCCGCCATGAAGGTCACCACCGATGCCGTCCAGGTGCTCGGCGGTGTCGGCTACACCCGCGACTACCGCGTAGAGCGCTACATGCGGGAAGCCAAGATCACCCAGATCTTCGAAGGAACCAACCAAATCCAGCGACTGGTTATCGCACGAGCGCTCACGACGGCCTGA
- a CDS encoding SDR family NAD(P)-dependent oxidoreductase produces MATLQRYTDRRVLITGGGSGIGQACVLRILGEGARVVAADISESGLKDTTAKAGDASDRLTTVVIDVGSEESVKTGVGEAISTLGGLDTLVNVAGILRSDHFLDTTLAAFEQVLRVNLVGTFLVTRESIPALRAGNAPAVVNFSSTSAAFAHPYMSAYAASKGGVQAMTHALAAEFAKDGIRFNSVQPGSISSGMTDGTGESKQSVGPGLPDDVDYSLFGRVAPLLPLPKGEIFAKPDAVANVVAMLGSPDAYFVSGTEIRIDGGAHM; encoded by the coding sequence ATGGCGACTTTGCAGCGTTACACCGATCGTCGCGTGCTGATCACCGGTGGCGGCTCGGGCATCGGGCAAGCCTGCGTACTGCGCATTCTCGGCGAGGGCGCTCGGGTGGTGGCCGCCGACATCAGCGAGTCCGGCTTGAAGGACACCACCGCCAAGGCCGGCGACGCCAGCGACCGGCTGACCACCGTGGTCATCGACGTGGGTAGCGAGGAGTCGGTGAAAACCGGTGTCGGTGAAGCGATCTCCACCCTCGGCGGCCTCGACACACTGGTGAACGTCGCCGGCATCCTTCGTTCCGATCATTTCCTCGACACCACGCTCGCCGCGTTCGAGCAGGTGCTGCGGGTGAACTTGGTCGGCACCTTCCTGGTAACGCGGGAGTCAATTCCGGCTCTGCGCGCTGGAAATGCGCCGGCCGTGGTGAACTTCAGCTCGACATCGGCCGCCTTCGCCCATCCCTATATGTCGGCTTATGCCGCGTCGAAGGGCGGCGTCCAAGCGATGACGCACGCCTTGGCGGCCGAGTTCGCCAAGGACGGCATCCGCTTCAACTCCGTGCAGCCCGGGTCGATCTCGTCGGGAATGACCGACGGAACCGGGGAGTCGAAGCAGAGCGTCGGTCCCGGCCTGCCGGACGACGTCGACTACAGCCTGTTCGGCCGGGTCGCGCCACTGCTGCCACTGCCCAAGGGCGAGATCTTCGCCAAGCCGGATGCGGTCGCCAATGTTGTCGCGATGCTGGGCAGCCCGGACGCCTACTTCGTCTCGGGTACCGAGATCCGCATCGACGGCGGCGCCCACATGTGA
- a CDS encoding TetR/AcrR family transcriptional regulator, whose translation MATRTAPAFGTRRRGELFDALLALFLAEGFAHLTLDDIAARLRCSKGTLYTLAGSKEQLVHAVTVHFFRRATEDVEHRVAGVSGARERITAYLTAVGAALEVASDRFMADLDAFTPARVVYEQNTAIAARRVGELIAEGVVAQEFRDVHAAFAADLAAAMMVRIQQGTVRSTIGLDDAAAYRELAAILTAGINA comes from the coding sequence ATGGCCACCCGCACCGCCCCGGCGTTCGGAACCCGGCGCCGCGGCGAGTTGTTCGACGCCCTGCTGGCTCTTTTTCTTGCCGAGGGGTTCGCGCATCTGACCCTCGATGACATCGCGGCTCGGCTGCGCTGTTCGAAGGGAACGCTCTACACCCTGGCCGGCAGCAAGGAGCAGCTGGTCCACGCCGTCACCGTGCACTTCTTCCGGCGTGCGACCGAGGATGTGGAGCATCGCGTCGCGGGGGTGAGTGGCGCCCGTGAGCGGATCACCGCCTACCTCACCGCTGTCGGCGCCGCGCTCGAAGTCGCCTCCGATCGATTCATGGCCGACCTGGACGCGTTCACTCCGGCCCGGGTGGTCTACGAGCAGAACACTGCGATCGCAGCTCGACGAGTCGGCGAACTGATCGCTGAAGGTGTTGTCGCACAGGAGTTCCGGGACGTGCACGCGGCGTTTGCCGCGGATCTGGCCGCGGCCATGATGGTGCGCATTCAGCAGGGCACCGTGCGGTCCACTATCGGTCTGGACGACGCGGCGGCCTACCGAGAGCTGGCGGCGATCCTCACTGCAGGCATCAACGCCTGA
- a CDS encoding MCE family protein — MKSRRGLTVAVAVVLAVVIVGGIGWLLRATVFKPNTITAYFTSATAIYPGDEVRVAGVKVGTIESIQAQGTKAKLVLAVDRKVPIPANAEAVIVSQNLVGARYVQLTPPYEDKGPTMADGAVIGLDRTAIPVEWDEIKTQLMRLATDLGPASEGQTTSVGRFIDTAANALDGNGEKLRDTIAQLSAVSKVLADGSGNIVDTIKNLQTFVTALRDSNTQIVQFQDRLASLSSVVDGSRSDIDGALTNLSSAVVDVQRFIAGTRNQTAEQLQRLSSVTKNLADNKLVVENLLHVAPNAIGNAYNIYNPDSQSALGAFALANFSNPVQVICSAIGAVQNATADETGKLCAQYLGPALRLLNFNYLPFPFNAYLGKSTSPDKLIYTEPGLAPGGSGATPPGYEIPPTVSAYTGYNGDVPGPAGWGGPPNTHQGAYAPNGLPADPSPALFPGAPIPPGVPVGPAAPPPSNLEGMLLPAEGNPPS; from the coding sequence ATGAAGTCGCGTAGGGGGCTGACGGTCGCCGTGGCCGTGGTGCTGGCGGTGGTAATCGTCGGTGGGATCGGATGGCTGCTCCGCGCAACCGTCTTCAAGCCCAACACCATCACCGCCTACTTCACCAGCGCCACCGCGATCTATCCCGGTGACGAGGTGCGGGTGGCCGGGGTGAAGGTCGGCACGATCGAGTCCATCCAGGCCCAGGGGACCAAGGCCAAACTCGTGCTGGCCGTCGATCGGAAAGTGCCCATCCCGGCCAACGCAGAGGCCGTCATCGTCTCGCAGAACCTGGTGGGCGCCCGCTACGTTCAGCTCACGCCGCCCTATGAGGACAAGGGCCCCACCATGGCCGACGGAGCGGTGATCGGTCTCGACCGCACCGCGATCCCGGTGGAATGGGACGAGATCAAGACCCAGTTGATGCGGCTGGCAACCGACCTCGGGCCGGCAAGTGAAGGACAGACCACCTCGGTGGGGCGCTTCATCGACACCGCGGCCAACGCCTTGGACGGCAACGGGGAGAAGCTGCGGGACACCATCGCGCAGCTGTCCGCGGTCAGCAAGGTCTTGGCCGACGGCAGCGGCAACATCGTCGACACCATCAAGAACCTGCAGACCTTCGTGACGGCGTTGCGCGACAGCAACACCCAAATCGTCCAGTTCCAGGACCGCTTGGCCTCGCTGTCCAGCGTGGTCGATGGCAGTCGGTCGGACATCGACGGGGCCCTGACGAACCTGTCCAGCGCCGTCGTCGACGTTCAGCGGTTCATCGCCGGCACGCGTAACCAAACCGCCGAGCAACTGCAGCGGCTGAGCAGCGTGACCAAGAACCTCGCCGACAACAAGCTCGTCGTCGAGAACCTGCTGCACGTGGCGCCGAATGCGATCGGCAACGCCTACAACATCTATAACCCCGACTCCCAAAGTGCGCTCGGTGCTTTCGCGCTGGCCAACTTCTCCAACCCCGTCCAGGTCATCTGCTCGGCCATCGGTGCCGTGCAGAACGCGACCGCGGACGAGACCGGCAAGTTATGTGCCCAGTACCTCGGACCCGCGCTGAGGCTGTTGAACTTCAACTACCTGCCGTTCCCGTTCAACGCATATCTGGGCAAGTCCACCAGCCCGGACAAGCTGATCTACACCGAGCCGGGGCTTGCGCCGGGTGGTTCCGGTGCGACCCCGCCGGGTTACGAGATTCCGCCCACCGTGTCGGCATACACCGGGTACAACGGCGATGTGCCGGGACCCGCTGGCTGGGGCGGCCCGCCGAACACTCATCAGGGCGCCTACGCGCCCAACGGATTGCCCGCCGATCCGTCGCCGGCACTGTTCCCCGGTGCTCCGATTCCGCCCGGCGTCCCGGTCGGGCCGGCGGCTCCGCCGCCGTCGAACCTGGAAGGCATGTTGCTTCCGGCCGAAGGGAATCCGCCCTCATGA
- a CDS encoding MlaE family ABC transporter permease, whose translation MASLQALYPRIARQVRRPLGTFGRIGDHTIFYGRAIAGTPHATVHFRKEIIRLIAEISMGAGTLAMIGGTVVIVGFLTLAAGGTLAVQGYSSLGNIGIEALTGFLAAFINVRISAPVVAGIGLAATFGAGVTAQLGAMRINEEIDALESMGIPPVEYLVSTRIVAGMVAITPLYSIAVILSFVASQFTTVVLFGQSGGLYDHYFNTFLNPIDLLWSFLQAVLMAITILLIHTYFGYFATGGPSGVGVAVGNAVRTSLIVVVSVTLLVSLAIYGSNGNFNLSG comes from the coding sequence GTGGCGTCGTTGCAGGCTTTGTATCCGCGGATCGCGCGTCAGGTGCGCCGTCCGTTGGGGACGTTTGGTCGTATTGGTGATCACACGATTTTTTATGGGCGGGCGATTGCTGGTACGCCGCATGCGACGGTGCATTTCCGTAAGGAGATCATCCGGTTGATCGCGGAGATCTCGATGGGTGCCGGGACGTTGGCGATGATCGGCGGCACTGTGGTGATCGTCGGGTTTTTGACGTTGGCTGCTGGTGGCACGTTGGCGGTGCAGGGTTATTCCTCGTTGGGCAATATTGGTATTGAGGCGTTGACCGGGTTTTTGGCGGCGTTTATCAATGTGCGGATCAGTGCGCCGGTGGTGGCTGGGATTGGGTTGGCGGCCACGTTCGGGGCGGGGGTGACCGCGCAGTTGGGGGCGATGCGGATCAATGAGGAGATCGATGCCCTGGAATCGATGGGTATCCCTCCGGTCGAATACTTGGTCTCGACGCGGATTGTGGCCGGGATGGTGGCGATCACGCCGTTGTACTCGATCGCGGTGATCTTGAGTTTTGTGGCCAGCCAGTTCACGACGGTGGTGTTGTTCGGTCAGTCCGGGGGCCTCTATGACCATTACTTCAACACGTTTTTGAATCCGATTGACTTGCTGTGGAGCTTTTTGCAGGCGGTGTTGATGGCGATCACGATTTTGTTGATCCATACCTACTTCGGCTACTTCGCCACCGGCGGCCCGTCGGGAGTCGGGGTTGCGGTGGGTAACGCGGTCCGGACCTCCCTGATCGTGGTCGTCTCGGTCACCCTGCTGGTCTCCCTGGCCATCTACGGATCCAACGGCAACTTCAACCTGTCCGGATAG
- a CDS encoding MCE family protein: MTALWKTMVKVGVFGVVMILLTAALFAIFGQYRSGSDNSYSAVFADASSLKSGDSVRVAGVRVGTVKDVALQPDNKVVVDFDADRKLVLTSGTKATVRYLNLVGDRYLELVDGPGSAKIQPPGSQIPLDRTEPALDLDLLLGGLKPVVQGLNPQDVNALTNSLIQILQGQDGNIESLFSKTTSFTTALADNGQTVQQLIDNLNTVIATISKDGDKFSGAVDKLEKLVTGLAGDKDPIGQSITALDNGTASLTDLLTQARAPLNGTIDQLGRLAPLLDQDKELLDISIQKAPANYRKVVRLGSYGSWINQYLCGLSLRVSDLQGRTAYFPWLVQHTGRCAEP; the protein is encoded by the coding sequence ATGACCGCGCTGTGGAAGACGATGGTCAAGGTCGGCGTGTTCGGCGTCGTGATGATCCTGCTGACCGCCGCACTGTTCGCGATCTTCGGCCAGTACCGGTCGGGTTCGGACAACTCCTACTCGGCCGTCTTCGCCGACGCGTCGAGCCTGAAGTCCGGAGATTCGGTGCGGGTGGCTGGTGTTCGCGTCGGCACGGTCAAGGACGTCGCGCTGCAACCGGACAACAAAGTGGTCGTCGACTTCGACGCCGACCGCAAGCTCGTGCTGACCTCGGGAACCAAGGCGACGGTGCGATACCTCAACCTGGTCGGCGACCGGTATCTGGAACTGGTCGACGGCCCGGGATCGGCGAAGATCCAGCCGCCGGGCAGCCAGATTCCGCTGGACCGTACCGAGCCGGCTCTTGATCTTGACCTGCTCCTCGGTGGACTCAAACCTGTTGTCCAGGGCCTCAATCCGCAGGATGTCAACGCGCTGACCAACTCGCTGATCCAGATCCTCCAGGGGCAGGACGGCAACATCGAATCGTTGTTCTCCAAGACAACGTCGTTCACCACGGCGCTGGCCGACAACGGGCAGACGGTCCAGCAGCTGATCGACAACCTCAACACGGTGATCGCCACCATCAGCAAGGACGGCGACAAGTTCTCTGGAGCCGTCGACAAGCTGGAGAAGCTCGTCACCGGCCTGGCAGGAGACAAAGATCCCATCGGCCAGTCGATCACCGCGCTCGACAATGGCACCGCGTCGCTGACCGACCTGCTCACTCAGGCCCGCGCACCGTTGAACGGCACCATCGACCAGCTTGGCCGGCTGGCTCCGCTGCTGGACCAGGACAAGGAACTGCTCGACATCTCGATCCAGAAGGCGCCGGCCAACTACCGCAAGGTGGTGCGACTCGGTTCCTACGGCAGCTGGATCAACCAGTATCTGTGTGGCCTGTCTCTGCGTGTCAGTGACCTGCAGGGCCGTACCGCCTACTTCCCCTGGCTTGTTCAACACACTGGAAGGTGCGCGGAGCCGTAA